The following coding sequences lie in one Rutidosis leptorrhynchoides isolate AG116_Rl617_1_P2 chromosome 6, CSIRO_AGI_Rlap_v1, whole genome shotgun sequence genomic window:
- the LOC139854450 gene encoding serine/threonine-protein kinase BLUS1 encodes MAHEDEQDRDIKRFHYPLDPNSYQILEQIGRGCRAIVYKALCTTTSSVVAIKSIDLDRSTSDDFDNIRREAKTMSLLSHPNVLKAHCSFTVGRRLWVVMPFMSAGSLQSIIASSFRNGISESCISIILKETLMGLCYLHDQGHLHRDIKAGNILMDTNGSIKLADFGVSASVYESSSRCLKLNEITGTPYWMAPEVIHSYNGYSYKADIWSFGITALELALGRPPLSHLPFSESLVVKIAKGLRFCDYQKEEEKGNKNYPKLSKYFKEMVGLCLEQDPLKRPNTEKLLKHYFFKNCKGCDFLVKNLLQGLPSVEHRFKETKLQRVGSMSNKELKDDDDDDDNEEEIDECLIGSNMVKKNRRISGWNFSLDACELDPLFPIGDTTTCISKDLDQGLPIITSPKDDAFVKKITHGSESVISQKEGELEVNNTSSPSARCDGDVDIGGVDGEVVVRSLKTLKKSLDDQREKVMYLLAVIDAGETEGGGDETGGKEEQLMQVIEKLRLELENEKRKRSSLEMELAFLKMHFTSTCDI; translated from the exons ATGGCTCATGAAGATGAACAAGATCGAGACATCAAACGCTTTCACTACCCACTCGACCCAAACAGCTATCAAATCCTCGAACAAATTGGCCGAGGATGTCGTGCCATCGTTTACAAAGCCTTATGTACCACCACCTCAAGTGTTGTCGCCATCAAATCCATCGATCTTGATCGATCAACTTCTGACGATTTTGATAATATTCGTCGAGAGGCTAAAACAATGTCTCTTTTATCTCATCCTAACGTCCTAAAAGCGCACTGTTCGTTCACAGTTGGCCGACGTCTTTGGGTAGTGATGCCCTTTATGTCTGCTGGCTCTCTTCAATCCATTATCGCGTCTTCTTTTCGTAATGGCATTTCAGAGTCATGTATTTCGATAATTCTAAAAGAAACTTTAATGGGATTGTGCTATCTTCATGATCAAGGACACCTTCATAGAGATATTAAAGCTGGCAATATATTGATGGATACAAACGGCTCAATCAAGTTAGCTGATTTTGGTGTTTCGGCGTCTGTTTATGAATCAAGTTCTCGTTGTCTTAAGCTTAATGAGATAACCGGAACGCCTTATTGGATGGCACCTGAAGTTATACATTCATATAATGGCTATAGTTACAAAGCTGATATATGGTCATTTGGTATCACTGCACTTGAATTAGCACTTGGAAGACCTCCATTATCGCACCTTCCATTTTCGGAATCCTTAGTGGTGAAAATAGCGAAAGGGTTGCGATTTTGTGATTaccagaaagaagaagaaaaagggaatAAGAATTACCCGAAGTTGTCGAAATATTTCAAGGAAATGGTAGGACTATGTCTTGAACAAGATCCTTTGAAGCGGCCTAATACggagaaacttttgaagcattattTTTTCAAGAATTGTAAAGGGTGTGATTTTCTTGTAAAGAATTTGCTTCAAGGATTGCCTTCTGTGGAACATAGGTTTAAAGAAACTAAGCTTCAAAGAGTTGGATCAATGAGTAATAAAGAATTaaaagatgatgacgatgatgatgataatgaagaagAGATAGATGAGTGTTTGATTGGGAGTAATATGGTGAAGAAAAACAGGAGGATTAGTGGATGGAATTTCAGTTTGGATGCTTGTGAGTTGGATCCTTTGTTTCCAATTGGTGACACAACTACATGTATCTCCAAGGATCTTGATCAAG GTTTACCAATTATCACAAGTCCCAAAGATGATGCTTTTGTGAAGAAAATTACACATGGGAGTGAAAGTGTGATTTCTCAAAAGGAAGGGGAGTTGGAAGTAAACAACACAAGTTCACCTAGTGCACGTTGTGATGGAGACGTTGATATTGGTGGGGTTGATGGGGAAGTTGTGGTGAGGAGTCTAAAGACATTGAAGAAGAGTTTGGATGATCAAAGGGAGAAAGTAATGTATTTGCTTGCGGTTATTGACGCCGGAGAAACTGAAGGTGGTGGTGATGAAACTGGTGGCAAAGAAGAGCAACTAATGCAAGTGATTGAGAAGCTAAGATTGGAGTTAGAGAATGAGAAGAGAAAGAGGTCTAGTTTGGAAATGGAGTTGGCTTTTTTGAAGATGCATTTC